CGCTTTCATTTTTCATCAGCATTAAGTCAAGAAGCCACTGGCATTTTGACTTGAAATCCTTTACGTCCAGGGATGTATATTCCAGTATTTTTTTCATACGGTAATTCAATGTATTCGGGTGGATAAACAGCTGCTCAGAAGTAGGTTTAATTTTACAATCATTCAGCAGGTACACCTCTAGCGTTTTAAGAAACTCCTTTTTGCCATCTCGGTCTTTTTCCTTTAATAGCTGTAATTCTTTATTTACGTAATTGAGCTCTTTGTTTTTTGTCGCAATAAAATCGAGATAACGATAAATTCCCAATTTCTCAAACTCATATGGAATATTGGTTTGGCTTCCTAATAGGTCAGCGGCTTTAATAACTTCAAGCGCTTCTAAATAGCTCCTATGAAAAGACATCACATCTGAATATTCATTTCCAATTCCGATAAATATGGCTGAACGTTGATCCGCAGGGATATGGTCTAAAATCCCCGCAATGACATCTAAGGCTGTTGATTCGGTTGAATGACCTGAAGCAGATCCTCCTATTATTGATACGATTCTTGATTGCGCAATGAGTACGCGGTTCAAATCGTTTTTCAAATTGAGATAGGACTGGATATCTTTCTTCACATCTTCAATATACTCACCAGGCGCCTGAAGCACCATCACTGAAAATGATACTGGTAATTTAACGCCCGCTTCCACAGCTTCTTCCCGAATTTTCAGCTCTGACTCAAATTGATTCAGAATCGCTTTTTTATATAGCTCCTCTCCCTTTTTCGAGCTTTTTTGTTTATTATTGCTATGGATGATTTGCCCTACTTGGAAAGACGTGTGATATAAAAATTCCAATTCTGAATCCGTCATAGGTGTTTCAATCTCCTGAATCCATATGTATCCCATGATATTATCCTTATGCTTAGCGCTGACGACAACTCTTGGATTCAGCCCGATTTCCTCCATTCGATCCACACGAAACGGCGTATCAATCGTTTTCAGTTTATGAATAACCCCATATTCCATAAACTTTTCAAAAATAGGCAAAGGGCACTTTTTCGAAAAAATCGTTTGCTGATTCGCTAAATCATAATGGTTAATATAATATGAATTATAAGCTAACAAAAAGAAGTCAGCGCTTTCCACTATGACGGGTTTTTTTAACTCAAAGCTGATTAAATCAATTATTTTATCAATATCTAATATTGAGTAAACACGCTCTAGCAGCTCATTCATCCAAGTAGCTCCCCATTGATTTTTCTTTAATCATACTAAAACCTTCTATTTATTGTATAGAAGAAAGGAACAAAATTTTCAAACAAAAAAGGAGATAAAAAAGTTATCTCCCCTTTTGTCTAAATTATAAAGCACCTTTATACGTTTCAAAATCCTTCTCGACTTCAGCAGATGGATTGGATGTTAACAAACTAACGATAAAGATAAAAAGTAAGCTGACGGCAAATCCGGGAATGATTTCGTAAAGCACGTCTGATAGACCCTTGTTTGCCCAAATGATCACTGTGAGTGCACCGGTTACCATACCAGAAAGCGCCCCCCACGCGGTCATTCGTTTCCAGCACAGACTCAATATTATAACTGGACCGAAAGCAGCGCCGAAGCCTGCCCACGCATACCCGACCAAATCCAGAATGGTGCTGTTTTTTTCCCAAGCAAGCAGCATTGCAATCACTGAAATCAAGAGGACCGACAATCTGCCAAGGTAAATCAGCGTCTTTTCTGAAGGAGCTTTTCGGACGACTGTCTTATATAGATCCTCTGTTAATGAACTTGCCGTTACTAACAGCTGAGAAGAGATTGTACTCATTACCGCCGCTAAAATTGCAGAAATGATAAATCCGGTAATAAGCGGATGGAAAAGAATATTACCAAGCTGGATAAAAATAGTTTCGGGATCCTCTAGCTCCAGTCCATTTTGAGAATAGTAAGCAATTCCAATTAAGCCTGATAAAAAAGCACCCACTACTGAAAAAATCATCCAGCTCATGCCGATCCGTCTTGCGTTTTTTACTTCTTTCACAGAAGATATCGCCATAAAACGAACGATGATGTGCGGCTGGCCAAAATAACCAAGGCCCCAAGCCAACAACGAAATTATGCCAAGCACACTTGTCCCTCTAAAAATATCAAGGAGCTTAGGATCAATCGATTGAATTGTAGCGAACGCTGCACTTGGCCCGCCTGTATTCATGAAAACAACAATTGGCACTAGAACAAGGGCAACCACCATAATGACCCCCTGCACAAAATCTGTCCAACTCACTGCCAGGAATCCGCCGAACAGAGTATAGGCAACGACAACGCCAGTCACAATCCAAAGTCCTGTATGATAATCGAGTCCTAATATGCTATTAAACAATACTCCACCGGATACCATGCCGGAGGATACATAAAACGTAAAAAAAACTATGATGACTAAACTCGAAAAAATTCGAAGAAGTTTGCTTTTGTCAGAGAAGCGATTTTCTAAAAATGATGGGATGGTTATGGAGTTATTAGCAATTTCAGTGTAGGCACGAAGTCTTGGAGCCGTATAAATCCAGTTAATATAAGCTCCTGTCGTTAATCCGATTGCAATCCACGAAGCACTTAAACCTGTTGAAAACATAGAGCCCGGCAGTCCCATTAAAAGCCAACCGCTCATATCTGCCGCTCCTGCACTTAACGCGGTGACAGCGGGACCCAGCGATCTTCCTCCAAGCATGTAATCGGAGTGATTGGAAGTTCGCTTGTAAGCAAAGTAGCCTATAAGCAGCATACCTGCCATGTAAATACAAATTGATGTAATTAATTGACCATTTACGATGTTTTTCTCCTCCTTGAACTAAGTGAACTTATTTTAATAAGACGGATAGAAAGCTAAGGCTTCCTATCCGTAAAA
This window of the Bacillus gobiensis genome carries:
- a CDS encoding PucR family transcriptional regulator: MNELLERVYSILDIDKIIDLISFELKKPVIVESADFFLLAYNSYYINHYDLANQQTIFSKKCPLPIFEKFMEYGVIHKLKTIDTPFRVDRMEEIGLNPRVVVSAKHKDNIMGYIWIQEIETPMTDSELEFLYHTSFQVGQIIHSNNKQKSSKKGEELYKKAILNQFESELKIREEAVEAGVKLPVSFSVMVLQAPGEYIEDVKKDIQSYLNLKNDLNRVLIAQSRIVSIIGGSASGHSTESTALDVIAGILDHIPADQRSAIFIGIGNEYSDVMSFHRSYLEALEVIKAADLLGSQTNIPYEFEKLGIYRYLDFIATKNKELNYVNKELQLLKEKDRDGKKEFLKTLEVYLLNDCKIKPTSEQLFIHPNTLNYRMKKILEYTSLDVKDFKSKCQWLLDLMLMKNESGK
- the putP gene encoding sodium/proline symporter PutP, yielding MCIYMAGMLLIGYFAYKRTSNHSDYMLGGRSLGPAVTALSAGAADMSGWLLMGLPGSMFSTGLSASWIAIGLTTGAYINWIYTAPRLRAYTEIANNSITIPSFLENRFSDKSKLLRIFSSLVIIVFFTFYVSSGMVSGGVLFNSILGLDYHTGLWIVTGVVVAYTLFGGFLAVSWTDFVQGVIMVVALVLVPIVVFMNTGGPSAAFATIQSIDPKLLDIFRGTSVLGIISLLAWGLGYFGQPHIIVRFMAISSVKEVKNARRIGMSWMIFSVVGAFLSGLIGIAYYSQNGLELEDPETIFIQLGNILFHPLITGFIISAILAAVMSTISSQLLVTASSLTEDLYKTVVRKAPSEKTLIYLGRLSVLLISVIAMLLAWEKNSTILDLVGYAWAGFGAAFGPVIILSLCWKRMTAWGALSGMVTGALTVIIWANKGLSDVLYEIIPGFAVSLLFIFIVSLLTSNPSAEVEKDFETYKGAL